From a single Phocoena sinus isolate mPhoSin1 chromosome 1, mPhoSin1.pri, whole genome shotgun sequence genomic region:
- the SDC3 gene encoding syndecan-3 isoform X2, with protein MEQLRSQQNRPGAQRWRSENFERPVDLEGSGDDDSFPDDELDDLYSGSGSGYFEQESGIETAMRFSPDVDLAVSTTPVVLPTMDIQPVGTPFEELPSERPTPGPATSPPLVTEVPEEPSQRATTISTPTATTAATTTGTPAVATVPATVATAAPSIPAAPPSTATTSIVRTTGIRRLLPLPLTTAATARATTPAVPSPPTTVAVLDTEAPTPRLVNTATSRPRTLPRPATTQEPDIPEKSTLPLGTTAPGPTEVAQTPTPEFFLTTIRDEPEVPVSGGPSGDFELPEEETTQPDTANEVVAVGGAAAKPSPPPGTLPKGARPGPGLLDNAIDSGSSAAQLPQKSILERKEVLVAVIVGGVVGALFAAFLVTLLIYRMKKKDEGSYTLEEPKQASVTYQKPDKQEEFYA; from the exons GCTCAGCGCTGGCGCAGTGAGAACTTCGAGAGGCCCGTGGACCTCGAGGGCTCTGGGGACGATGACTCCTTCCCCGATGATGAGCTGGATGACCTCTACTCCGGGTCGGGCTCGGGCT ACTTCGAGCAGGAGTCGGGCATCGAGACAGCCATGCGGTTCAGCCCAGATGTGGACCTGGCAGTGTCCACCACACCCGTGGTGCTGCCCACCATGGACATCCAGCCTGTGGGCACCCCGTTTGAAGAGCTCCCTTCTGAGCGCCCCACCCCAGGGCCAGCCACCAGCCCCCCATTGGTGACAGAGGTCCCAGAAGAGCCCAGCCAGAGAGCCACTACCATCTCCACTCCTACGGCAACCACTGCTGCCACAACCACAGGGACCCCAGCTGTGGCCACAGTGCCCGCCACAGTGGCCACCGCCGCCCCCAGCATCCCTGCAGCACCTCCTTCCACGGCCACCACCTCCATCGTAAGGACCACCGGCATACGGAGGCTTCTGCCTCTTCCACTGACCACAGCAGCCACAGCCCGGGCCACCACCCCAGCGGTACCCTCACCTCCCACCACAGTGGCTGTCTTGGACACAGAGGCCCCAACACCCAGGCTGGTCAACACAGCTACCTCCAGACCAAGGACCCTTCCCAGGCCAGCTACCACCCAGGAGCCTGACATCCCTGAGAAGAGCACCCTGCCCCTGGGGACCACTGCCCCTGGACCCACGGAGGTGGCTCAG ACCCCAACTCCAGAGTTCTTCCTCACCACGATCCGGGATGAGCCAGAGGTGCCAGTGAGTGGGGGACCCAGTGGGGACTTTGAGCTGCCGGAGGAAGAGACCACACAGCCAGACACAGCCAATGAGGTGGTGGCTGTGGGTGGGGCCGCGGCCAAGCCGTCACCTCCACCTGGGACGCTGCCCAAGGGTGCCCGCCCAGGCCCTGGCCTCCTGGACAATGCCATCGACTCGGGCAGCTCGGCGGCTCAGCTGCCACAGAAGAGCATCCTGGAGCGGAAGGAAGTGCTCGTAG CTGTGATTGTGGGCGGGGTGGTGGGCGCCCTCTTTGCCGCCTTCCTGGTCACACTGCTCATCTACCGCATGAAGAAGAAGGACGAGGGCAGCTACACGCTGGAGGAGCCCAAACAGGCGAGCGTCACATACCAGAAGCCCGACAAGCAAGAGGAGTTCTACGCCTAG